In Gopherus flavomarginatus isolate rGopFla2 chromosome 1, rGopFla2.mat.asm, whole genome shotgun sequence, a single genomic region encodes these proteins:
- the LRRC32 gene encoding transforming growth factor beta activator LRRC32, whose product MKLYLLLFLAANGGISSHRPLEESPCEMVKMKAFCHGKELHQIPPELHPNINKIDLSGNQIKNISEKPLTFYTSLQHLDLRSNQISFIEPGVFTYMTSLVEVILANNQLDELAQHRTPGVGLLPEIRTLDLSHNRLYNGMAEYFIHKAPSLQYLSLAENSITVISHRMFQGSPALVEVDLHSNIIMEIEEGAFETLVHLTKLNLSMNSITCISDFSLRQLQILDLSRNSIETFHATESKEEYNLRWLDLSENKLLRLPVFPQVNKLTYLNLSKNLMQFTADSAHDEVNYIERDWLEAPFHLLDPKQNTNTSSLYLSQLLYLDLSYNEIKSIPNEFFESMSSLQFLNLSKNCLQTFAVNYDSALISLAILDLSFNALQNLLLDASTLTNLQELYIQNNHLQALQFDIFVSLPSIKLLNLQSNNISFCSMYSGLAKQRLTGEENGCVSFVDFPALRYLYLADNMLKNLPMYAFYKTSLILLELSMNQGLKIEAKALSGLETSLEYLNLHGNGMTVLNIDLPRFHHLKHLNLSENQLSWLPKWGSDALLEILDLQKNSFSNLQSSNILALENSLKYLYLAGNPLSCCGNVWLSSMIQNKNVAIPGVEQITCQYSKSFGYQEEIYISNIRPEVCEKEDLKKINLLIILTVALILSVIIIGLGSFCCFRRQKFSQQFKA is encoded by the exons ATGAAACTGTATCTTTTACTCTTCCTGGCAGCGAACGGAGGGATCTCAAGCCATCGGCCCTTGGAAGAGTCGCCCTGTGAAATG GTAAAGATGAAGGCATTTTGTCATGGCAAAGAGCTTCATCAAATCCCTCCAGAGCTCCATCCAAACATAAATAAAATAGATTTGTCTGGAAACCAGATTAAAAATATCTCTGAGAAGCCACTGACATTTTACACCTCGCTCCAGCATTTGGATTTAAGATCCAACCAAATAAGCTTCATTGAGCCCGGAGTCTTCACATACATGACAAGCCTGGTGGAGGTCATTTTAGCCAATAACCAGTTAGATGAGTTGGCTCAGCACAGGACACCAGGAGTTGGACTTTTACCAGAGATCAGAACATTGGACTTGTCCCACAACAGACTTTACAATGGAATGGCTGAATATTTTATACACAAAGCACCATCACTTCAGTATCTTTCCTTGGCAGAAAACAGCATTACCGTGATATCGCACAGGATGTTTCAGGGGTCTCCAGCTCTTGTTGAGGTTGACCTCCACAGTAATATCATCATGGAAATAGAAGAAGGTGCCTTTGAAACTCTGGTGCATCTCACCAAGCTCAATCTCTCCATGAACTCGATCACTTGCATCTCAGATTTCAGCCTCAGACAACTCCAGATACTTGACCTCAGTAGGAACAGCATTGAGACTTTTCATGCCACGGAGTCAAAGGAAGAGTATAACCTGAGGTGGCTGGATCTTAGTGAGAACAAGCTACTGCGCCTCCCAGTTTTCCCCCAAGTGAACAAGCTGACGTATCTGAATTTATCTAAGAATTTAATGCAGTTTACTGCTGACTCTGCTCACGACGAGGTGAACTATATAGAAAGAGACTGGCTGGAAGCTCCTTTTCATCTTCTGGATCCGAAGCAAAATACAAACACAAGTTCTCTGTATCTATCCCAGCTTTTATATTTAGACTTAAGTTATAATGAGATCAAGTCCATCCCAAATGAGTTCTTTGAGTCAATGTCCTCGCTTCAGTTTCTTAATCTCAGTAAAAATTGCCTCCAGACGTTTGCAGTGAATTATGACAGTGCATTGATCTCACTAGCCATCCTTGATTTAAGCTTCAATGCTTTGCAGAATCTCTTACTAGATGCCAGCACATTGACTAATTTACAGGAGCTCTACATTCAAAACAATCATCTCCAGGCCCTGCAATTTGATATCTTTGTGAGCCTTCCCAGCATCAAATTGCTTAATCTCCAGAGTAATAATATTAGCTTTTGCAGCATGTATTCAGGATTAGCTAAACAAAGGCTTACTGGCGAGGAGAATGGTTGTGTATCATTTGTTGACTTCCCTGCTCTTAGGTACTTATACCTGGCTGACAACATGTTGAAGAACTTACCAATGTATGCTTTTTACAAGACCTCACTAATTCTCCTGGAGCTCTCCATGAACCAAGGACTGAAAATAGAGGCTAAAGCATTATCAGGACTTGAGACATCTCTTGAGTATTTGAATTTACATGGCAATGGCATGACAGTTTTAAATATTGACCTGCCTCGTTTTCATCACCTTAAACATTTAAACCTGTCTGAAAATCAGCTGAGCTGGTTACCCAAGTGGGGTAGTGATGCTTTGTTGGAAATTCTGGATCTACAGAAAAACAGTTTTAGTAATCTACAGAGCAGTAACATTTTAGCATTAGAAAACTCTCTTAAATACTTATATCTTGCTGGGAACCCACTCAGCTGCTGTGGAAATGTCTGGCTCTCATCTATGATTCAGAATAAAAATGTAGCGATCCCTGGTGTAGAGCAGATAACATGCCAGTATTCCAAGAGCTTTGGGTACCAAGAAGAAATTTATATTAGCAACATAAGACCAGAAGTCTGTGAAAAAGAGGATCTAAAGAAAATTAACTTGCTTATTATACTAACAGTTGCATTAATTTTATCAGTGATCATCATTGGACTGGGTTCATTTTGTTGCTTCCGCAGACAAAAGTTTAGCCAGCAATTTAAAGCATAG